From the genome of Papaver somniferum cultivar HN1 chromosome 2, ASM357369v1, whole genome shotgun sequence, one region includes:
- the LOC113354447 gene encoding protein Brevis radix-like 2 — protein MLTCIACSKQQLPGGGTGSTTLHEQEDDDTTETPRTKQAVKTLSAQIKDIALKASGAYKNCKPCSGSSNQHVNYADSDNGSASERLHGTYRRPGSGSSSSTPRQWGKEMEARLKGLSSGEGTPPSRSGRTESIVLMDEEEPKEWVAQVEPGVLITFVSMPEGGNDLKRIRFSREMFNKWQAQRWWSENYDKVMELYNVQKFNRESVPHATPPRSEDESSKVESAEDSPVTPPLSKERPPRNFHHLASGKGHSPSDSLDHQPMHSRHYQDSALNSTPKVSNISCSKTETSSIDGSARTSSEADRSGELSMSNASDMESEWVEQDEPGVYITIRALPGGLRELRRVRFSREKFGEMHARLWWEENRARIHEQYL, from the exons ATGTTGACTTGTATAGCTTGTTCAAAACAACAGCTGCCTGGTGGTGGTACTGGATCAACAACACTTCATGAACAAGAGGATGACGATACAACCGAAACGCCGAGAACTAAACAAGCTGTTAAAACACTCAGTGCTCAA ATCAAGGACATTGCGTTGAAGGCGTCGGGGGCGTATAAAAACTGCAAACCTTGTTCTGGGTCCTCGAATCAACATGTGAACTATGCAGATTCTGATAATGGTTCTGCTTCTGAGAGGCTTCATGGAACGTATCGTCGTCCAGGAAGTGGAAGCTCAAGTTCTACACCTAGGCAGTGGGGTAAAGAAATGGAAGCAAGGTTGAAGGGGCTTTCGAGTGGAGAAGGAACTCCACCTTCGAGGAGTGGGAGGACGGAGTCGATTGTGTTAATGGACGAGGAAGAGCCTAAGGAATGGGTTGCGCAAGTCGAGCCTGGTGTTCTTATTACCTTTGTTTCTATGCCTGAGGGAGGGAACGATCTCAAGAGAATACGCTTCAG tCGAGAGATGTTTAATAAATGGCAAGCTCAAAGGTGGTGGTCTGAGAACTATGATAAAGTAATGGAGCTATACAACGTTCAGAAGTTCAACCGAGAGTCAGTACCTCATGCAACCCCACCAAGGTCTGAAGATGAG AGCTCAAAGGTTGAATCAGCTGAAGATAGTCCAGTGACACCACCGTTAAGCAAAGAACGTCCCCCTAGAAATTTCCATCATTTAGCTAGCGGGAAGGGTCATTCGCCATCTGATTCACTTGATCACCAACCCATGCATTCACGCCATTACCAAGACTCAGCTCTCAATTCAACTCCAAAAGTGTCGAATATAAGCTGTTCAAAGACTGAAACATCTTCCATTGATGGCTCTGCGAGAACAAGTTCAGAGGCTGATCGTTCAGGGGAACTTTCTATGAGCAATGCAAGTGATATGGAGAGTGAGTGGGTTGAACAAGATGAACCAGGGGTCTACATTACCATCAGAGCCTTACCAGGTGGCCTTAGGGAGCTCAGACGCGTAAGGTTCAG CCGAGAAAAGTTCGGTGAGATGCACGCGAGGCTATGGTGGGAAGAGAACCGCGCGAGAATACATGAGCAATACTTATGA